The Streptomyces spororaveus genome includes a region encoding these proteins:
- a CDS encoding sensor histidine kinase, translated as MDNGRGAGGGIGAVLRAPVEGRTWREFGYLLIGLPLSTLYFSLAITGVSLGAGLLVTFLGVPVLAGVLAMCRGFGHLERARVRVLLGADIAAPAPIRAKKAGPLAAMGALLKSGSAWRHVLYSVIHFPWAVFSFCLSLVLWACGWAYLLYPLWFWVFPAYTNQPGLQLFQNDDYTFYLDSPVTIALASLVGLVITLATPWVIRALTTVDRVIVGGLLGASSLATRVSELESDRGVVVDTAAADLRRIERDLHDGAQARLVALAMDLGLAKEKLTEDPQGAARMVDEAHGEVKIALQELRDLARGIHPAVLTDRGLDAALSSVAARCAVPVRVAVDLPARPAAAIEGIAYFTVSELLQNVSKHALARSASVDVWKSGERLLIQVADDGRGGAGPRQGTGLAGLTERLDAVDGVLVVDSPAGGGTTVTAELPWRP; from the coding sequence ACCGCTGAGCACGCTGTACTTCTCGCTCGCCATCACCGGCGTGAGCCTCGGCGCCGGGCTGCTCGTCACCTTCCTCGGCGTTCCGGTCCTGGCGGGCGTGCTCGCCATGTGCCGCGGCTTCGGACATCTGGAGCGGGCCCGGGTGCGGGTGCTGCTCGGGGCGGACATCGCCGCCCCCGCGCCGATCCGGGCGAAGAAGGCCGGGCCGCTCGCCGCCATGGGTGCGCTGCTCAAGAGCGGGAGCGCCTGGCGGCACGTGCTGTACTCGGTCATCCACTTCCCGTGGGCGGTGTTCTCCTTCTGCCTGTCCCTGGTGCTGTGGGCGTGCGGGTGGGCGTACCTGCTGTACCCGCTGTGGTTCTGGGTCTTCCCGGCCTACACGAACCAGCCCGGTCTGCAGCTCTTCCAGAACGACGACTACACCTTCTACCTCGACTCGCCCGTCACGATCGCCCTGGCCAGCCTGGTCGGGCTGGTCATCACCCTCGCCACCCCCTGGGTGATCCGGGCCCTGACCACCGTCGACCGGGTCATCGTCGGCGGGCTGCTCGGGGCGTCCAGCCTGGCCACCCGCGTCAGCGAGCTGGAGTCCGACCGCGGAGTGGTCGTGGACACCGCAGCGGCCGACCTGCGGCGCATCGAGCGGGATCTGCACGACGGGGCGCAGGCCCGGCTGGTGGCGCTGGCGATGGATCTGGGGCTGGCGAAGGAGAAGCTGACCGAGGATCCGCAGGGGGCGGCCCGGATGGTGGACGAGGCGCACGGGGAGGTGAAGATCGCCCTCCAGGAGCTGCGGGACCTGGCCCGCGGGATCCACCCGGCGGTGCTGACCGACCGGGGGCTGGACGCGGCGCTGTCGTCGGTGGCGGCGCGGTGCGCGGTGCCGGTACGGGTGGCCGTGGATCTGCCGGCCCGTCCCGCGGCGGCGATCGAGGGGATCGCGTACTTCACGGTCTCGGAGCTGCTGCAGAACGTCAGCAAGCACGCGCTCGCCCGTTCGGCCTCGGTGGACGTGTGGAAGTCCGGGGAGCGGCTGCTGATCCAGGTCGCCGACGACGGCCGGGGCGGTGCCGGACCGCGGCAGGGGACGGGTCTGGCGGGGCTGACCGAGCGGCTGGACGCGGTGGACGGGGTGCTGGTCGTCGACTCCCCCGCCGGGGGTGGGACGACGGTCACGGCCGAGCTGCCCTGGCGTCCGTAG
- a CDS encoding response regulator transcription factor — protein MRVVIAEDSVLLREGLTRLLTDRGHDVVAGVGDAEALIKTVADLAAEDALPDVVVADVRMPPTHTDEGVRAAVRLRRDHPGIGVLVLSQYVEEQYATELLAGSSTGVGYLLKDRVAEVREFLDAVVRVARGGTALDPEVVAQLLGRSRKQDVLAGLTPREREVLGLMAEGRTNSAVAKQLVVSDGAVEKHVSNIFMKLGLSPSDGDHRRVLAVLTYLKS, from the coding sequence GTGCGTGTGGTCATCGCCGAGGATTCAGTGCTGCTGCGTGAGGGCCTGACCCGGTTGCTGACCGACCGGGGGCATGACGTCGTGGCGGGCGTCGGGGACGCGGAGGCCCTGATCAAGACAGTGGCGGACCTGGCGGCCGAGGACGCGCTGCCGGATGTGGTGGTGGCGGACGTGCGGATGCCGCCGACCCACACCGACGAGGGCGTACGGGCGGCCGTACGGCTGCGCCGCGACCACCCCGGGATAGGTGTCCTCGTGCTGTCCCAGTACGTGGAGGAGCAGTACGCCACCGAACTGCTGGCCGGTTCCAGCACCGGGGTGGGGTATCTCCTCAAGGACCGGGTGGCCGAGGTGCGGGAGTTCCTGGACGCGGTGGTGCGGGTGGCCCGGGGTGGTACGGCGCTGGACCCCGAGGTCGTGGCCCAGCTGCTCGGCCGCAGCCGGAAGCAGGACGTACTGGCCGGCCTGACCCCGCGCGAGCGCGAGGTGCTGGGGCTGATGGCCGAGGGCCGGACGAATTCCGCCGTGGCGAAGCAGCTGGTCGTGAGCGACGGAGCGGTGGAAAAGCACGTCAGCAACATCTTCATGAAGCTGGGCCTTTCGCCGAGTGACGGGGATCACCGGCGAGTACTGGCCGTTCTCACCTATCTGAAATCTTGA
- a CDS encoding 2-oxoacid:acceptor oxidoreductase subunit alpha, whose protein sequence is MTSQVSSPAEQADGAGGAVVGGQRTPESPGGKEVRRLDRVIIRFAGDSGDGMQLTGDRFTSETASFGNDLSTLPNFPAEIRAPAGTLPGVSSFQLHFADHDILTPGDAPNVLVAMNPAALKANIADLPRGAEIIINTDEFTKRPMAKVGYATSPLEDGSLDAYSLHPVPLTTLTVEALKDFGLSRKEAERSKNMFALGLLSWMYHRPTAGTENFLRQKFAKKPEIAEANVVAFRAGWNFGETTEDFAVSYEVAPATRAFPTGTYRNISGNLALSYGLVAASQQADLPLYLGSYPITPASDILHELSKHKNFGVRTFQAEDEIAGIGAALGAAFGGALGVTTTSGPGVALKSEAIGLAVSLELPLLIVDIQRGGPSTGLPTKTEQADLLQAMYGRNGEAPVPIVAPRTPADCFDAALDAARIALTYRTPVFLLSDGYLANGSEPWRIPEVADLPDLKVKFATGANHTLADGTEVFWPYKRDPETLARPWAIPGTPGLEHRIGGIEKQDGTGNISYDPANHDLMVRTRQAKIDGIRVPDLDVDDPDGATTLVLGWGSTYGPITAAVRRLRNAGLPIAQAHLRHVNPFPGNLGAVLERYRKVVVPEMNLGQLATLIRAKYLVDAQSYNQVNGMPFKAEQLATVLKEAIDD, encoded by the coding sequence GTGACCAGCCAGGTCAGCAGCCCGGCCGAGCAGGCCGACGGGGCCGGGGGTGCGGTTGTCGGCGGACAGCGCACCCCGGAGAGTCCGGGCGGCAAGGAAGTGCGCCGCCTCGATCGTGTGATCATCCGATTCGCGGGTGACTCCGGTGACGGTATGCAGCTCACCGGTGACCGCTTCACCTCGGAAACGGCGTCCTTCGGGAACGACCTGTCGACGCTGCCGAACTTCCCCGCCGAGATCCGCGCCCCTGCCGGAACCCTCCCGGGCGTCTCCTCCTTCCAGCTCCACTTCGCCGACCACGACATCCTCACTCCGGGTGACGCCCCGAACGTGCTGGTGGCGATGAATCCGGCAGCCCTGAAGGCGAACATCGCGGACCTGCCGCGCGGCGCCGAGATCATCATCAATACGGATGAGTTCACCAAGCGCCCCATGGCCAAGGTCGGCTACGCCACGTCGCCGCTGGAGGACGGCTCCCTCGACGCGTACAGCCTGCACCCGGTACCGCTGACCACCCTGACGGTCGAGGCGCTGAAGGACTTCGGGCTCTCCCGCAAGGAGGCCGAGCGCAGCAAGAACATGTTCGCGCTGGGCCTGCTGTCGTGGATGTACCACCGGCCCACCGCGGGCACGGAGAACTTCCTGCGGCAGAAGTTCGCGAAGAAGCCCGAGATCGCCGAGGCGAACGTCGTCGCCTTCCGGGCCGGCTGGAACTTCGGGGAGACCACCGAGGACTTCGCGGTCTCCTACGAGGTCGCCCCCGCCACCCGCGCCTTCCCCACGGGCACCTACCGCAACATCTCGGGGAACCTGGCGCTCTCCTACGGTCTGGTCGCCGCGAGCCAGCAGGCCGATCTGCCCCTCTACCTGGGCTCCTACCCGATCACCCCGGCCTCGGACATCCTGCACGAGCTGTCGAAGCACAAGAACTTCGGCGTGCGGACCTTCCAGGCCGAGGACGAGATCGCCGGCATCGGCGCGGCGCTCGGCGCGGCCTTCGGCGGCGCCCTCGGGGTGACCACCACCTCCGGACCCGGCGTGGCGCTCAAGTCGGAGGCGATCGGCCTCGCGGTGTCACTGGAGCTTCCGCTGCTCATCGTGGACATCCAGCGCGGCGGCCCCTCCACCGGACTGCCGACCAAGACGGAGCAGGCGGACCTCCTCCAGGCCATGTACGGCCGCAACGGCGAGGCCCCCGTACCGATCGTGGCGCCGCGGACCCCTGCGGACTGCTTCGACGCCGCCCTCGACGCGGCCCGGATCGCGCTCACCTATCGGACCCCGGTCTTCCTGCTGTCCGACGGCTACCTCGCCAACGGATCCGAGCCCTGGCGGATCCCCGAGGTCGCCGACCTGCCCGACCTGAAGGTCAAGTTCGCCACCGGCGCGAACCACACCCTCGCCGACGGCACCGAGGTGTTCTGGCCCTACAAACGGGACCCGGAGACCCTCGCCCGGCCCTGGGCCATCCCCGGCACCCCCGGCCTCGAACACCGCATCGGCGGTATCGAGAAGCAGGACGGCACCGGCAACATCTCCTACGACCCGGCCAACCACGACCTCATGGTCCGCACCCGCCAGGCCAAGATCGACGGCATCCGGGTCCCCGACCTCGACGTCGACGACCCGGACGGCGCCACCACCCTGGTCCTGGGCTGGGGGTCCACCTACGGCCCCATCACCGCGGCCGTCCGCCGGCTGCGGAACGCCGGACTGCCCATCGCCCAGGCCCATCTGCGCCACGTCAACCCCTTCCCCGGGAATCTCGGCGCGGTCCTGGAGCGTTATCGCAAGGTAGTGGTGCCGGAGATGAACCTCGGGCAGCTCGCCACCCTGATCCGGGCGAAATACCTGGTCGACGCCCAGTCGTACAACCAGGTCAACGGAATGCCGTTCAAGGCGGAGCAGCTCGCCACGGTCCTCAAGGAGGCCATCGATGACTGA
- a CDS encoding 2-oxoacid:ferredoxin oxidoreductase subunit beta: MTEVTEAEAADGARTLLSLVPKAESKQSMKDFKSDQEVRWCPGCGDYAVLAAVQGFMPELGLAKENIVFVSGIGCSSRFPYYMNTYGMHSIHGRAPAIATGLATSRRDLSVWVVTGDGDALSIGGNHLIHALRRNVNLKILLFNNRIYGLTKGQYSPTSEVGKITKSTPMGSLDAPFNPVSLAIGAEASFVARTVDSDRKHLTEVLRQAADHQGTALVEIYQNCNIFNDGAFEVLKDKDQAQEAVIRLEDGQPIRFGTDGAKGVVRNPATGDLEVVEVTAANEGRILVHDARNASATTAFALSRLADPDTLHRTPIGVFRSVERPVYDTLMADQLDAAIDRSGKGDLGALLTGNDTWTVVG; this comes from the coding sequence ATGACTGAGGTGACGGAGGCGGAGGCGGCCGACGGGGCGCGGACCCTGCTCTCGCTGGTACCCAAGGCCGAGAGCAAGCAGTCGATGAAGGACTTCAAGTCGGACCAGGAGGTCCGCTGGTGCCCCGGTTGCGGTGACTACGCCGTGCTGGCCGCGGTTCAGGGCTTCATGCCCGAACTGGGCCTCGCGAAGGAGAACATCGTCTTCGTCTCGGGCATCGGCTGCTCCTCCCGCTTCCCGTACTACATGAACACCTACGGGATGCACTCCATCCACGGCCGCGCCCCGGCCATCGCCACCGGCCTCGCCACCTCCCGCCGCGACCTGTCCGTCTGGGTGGTCACGGGCGACGGTGATGCGCTGTCCATCGGCGGCAACCACCTCATCCACGCGCTGCGCCGCAACGTCAACCTGAAGATCCTGCTCTTCAACAACCGGATCTACGGCCTGACCAAGGGCCAGTACTCCCCCACGTCCGAGGTCGGCAAGATCACCAAGTCGACGCCGATGGGCTCGCTGGACGCGCCCTTCAACCCGGTGTCGCTGGCGATCGGAGCCGAGGCCTCCTTCGTCGCACGGACCGTCGACTCCGACCGCAAGCACCTCACCGAGGTACTGCGCCAGGCGGCCGACCACCAGGGCACGGCGCTCGTGGAGATCTACCAGAACTGCAACATCTTCAACGACGGCGCCTTCGAGGTCCTCAAGGACAAGGACCAGGCCCAGGAAGCCGTGATCCGGCTGGAGGACGGGCAGCCGATCCGCTTCGGCACGGACGGCGCGAAGGGTGTCGTACGCAATCCGGCCACCGGCGACCTGGAGGTCGTCGAGGTCACCGCGGCCAACGAGGGACGGATCCTGGTCCACGACGCCCGGAACGCCAGCGCCACCACCGCGTTCGCGCTCTCCCGTCTCGCCGACCCCGACACGCTGCACCGGACCCCGATCGGGGTGTTCCGCAGCGTGGAGCGGCCGGTCTACGACACCCTCATGGCCGACCAGCTCGACGCGGCCATCGACCGCAGCGGCAAGGGCGACCTCGGGGCGCTGCTGACCGGCAACGACACCTGGACCGTCGTCGGGTAG
- the rarD gene encoding EamA family transporter RarD: MKAENEQRTGLLYGFGAYGMWGLVPLFWPLLKPSGAIEILAHRMVWSLAVVGLALLALRRWGWIRELLRQPRKLGLTALAATVISVNWGLYIWAVNNEHVVEASLGYFINPLVSIAIGVLVLGERLRRAQWVAVGLSFLAVLVLAIGYGRPPWISLILAFSFATYGLIKKKLNMGGLESLAAETAVLFLPAFGYVLWLGAQGRSTFASHGVTHSLLLAATGLVTAIPLVFFGMAAIRVPLSTLGLLQYMAPVFQFGLGVLYFHEAMPPERWAGFSLVWAALVILTWDALRTARRSRVRLEVASAVLGTPAREPA; the protein is encoded by the coding sequence GTGAAGGCAGAGAACGAGCAGCGCACGGGTTTGCTCTACGGATTCGGCGCCTACGGGATGTGGGGGCTGGTCCCCCTCTTCTGGCCGCTCCTCAAGCCCTCCGGGGCGATCGAGATCCTTGCCCACCGCATGGTGTGGTCCCTGGCCGTGGTCGGCCTGGCGCTCCTCGCGCTGCGCCGCTGGGGCTGGATACGGGAGCTGCTGCGCCAGCCCCGCAAGCTCGGCCTGACGGCGCTGGCCGCCACGGTGATCAGCGTGAACTGGGGCCTGTACATCTGGGCCGTCAACAACGAGCACGTGGTCGAGGCCAGCCTCGGCTACTTCATCAATCCCCTGGTCAGCATTGCCATCGGCGTGCTGGTGCTCGGCGAGCGGCTGCGCCGCGCGCAGTGGGTGGCCGTCGGCCTCAGCTTCCTCGCCGTCCTGGTGCTCGCCATCGGCTACGGGCGGCCGCCGTGGATCTCGCTGATCCTGGCCTTCTCCTTCGCCACGTACGGGCTGATCAAGAAGAAGCTCAACATGGGCGGCCTGGAGTCGCTGGCCGCCGAGACGGCCGTCCTGTTCCTGCCCGCCTTCGGATACGTCCTGTGGCTCGGCGCGCAGGGCCGGTCCACCTTCGCCTCGCACGGCGTCACCCACTCGCTCCTGCTGGCCGCGACCGGGCTGGTCACGGCGATCCCGCTGGTGTTCTTCGGGATGGCCGCGATCCGGGTCCCGCTGTCCACCCTCGGGCTGCTCCAGTACATGGCCCCGGTCTTCCAGTTCGGGCTCGGCGTCCTGTACTTCCACGAGGCCATGCCGCCCGAGCGCTGGGCGGGCTTCTCCCTGGTGTGGGCCGCGCTGGTGATCCTCACCTGGGACGCGCTCCGTACGGCGCGGCGGTCGCGGGTCAGGCTGGAGGTGGCGTCGGCCGTCCTGGGGACACCGGCCCGCGAGCCCGCGTAA